Proteins from one Drosophila gunungcola strain Sukarami chromosome 3R, Dgunungcola_SK_2, whole genome shotgun sequence genomic window:
- the LOC128251845 gene encoding peritrophin-55: protein MKVFALTLLSLLALSQARMDYKLQCTRGEISIRWPSYHSNSEYYVCPSVYGSQLTVHCPAGEVFTFVLQQCVSPAHYIPAPPMDVLPTAAPITMHVIDNGPPMISVLSQPGSETQEHHEHHEHHEHQEHQEHHEHQEHQHEQHEEEAEAHPIPPTPAPEPATPPTVVITKPVVPVPQKKRPSVPVPVPAKAAMAKKPASAAKKPAAPTPAKAAKKPTPPSKVQKKPATA from the exons ATGAAAG TATTCGCATTGACCCTCTTGAGCCTGCTGGCTTTGAGCCAGGCCCGCATGGACTACAAGCTGCAGTGCACCCGTGGTGAGATCAGCATCCGCTGGCCCAGCTACCACAGCAACTCGGAGTACTATGTATGCCCCAGTGTCTACGGCAGCCAGCTGACTGTCCACTGTCCGGCCGGCGAGGTCTTCACCTTCGTCCTCCAGCAGTGCGTGTCGCCCGCCCACTACATCCCGGCCCCGCCCATGGACGTCCTGCCCACCGCTGCACCCATCACCATGCACGTCATCGATAATGGGCCCCCAATGATCTCTGTCCTCTCTCAGCCGGGTTCCGAGACCCAGGAGCATCATGAGCATCACGAACACCACGAGCACCAGGAGCACCAGGAGCACCACGAGCACCAGGAGCACCAGCATGAGCAGCACGAGGAGGAGGCTGAGGCCCATCCCATTCCACCCACCCCCGCTCCGGAGCCAGCCACCCCACCCACCGTTGTAATTACCAAGCCCGTTGTGCCCGTGCCCCAGAAGAAGAGGCCCTCGGTCCCTGTGCCTGTGCCCGCCAAGGCCGCCATGGCCAAGAAGCCCGCCTCCGCCGCCAAGAAGCCAGCTGCTCCCACTCCCGCCAAGGCCGCCAAGAAGCCAACGCCACCCAGCAAGGTCCAGAAGAAGCCAGCCACCGCCTAA
- the LOC128251847 gene encoding LOW QUALITY PROTEIN: uncharacterized protein LOC128251847 (The sequence of the model RefSeq protein was modified relative to this genomic sequence to represent the inferred CDS: deleted 2 bases in 1 codon), whose product MKYFNLLLSLCLVFMLCSSWVAAFSSLATPNPTPPTWISSDNNAPSAVQGPPTAEPTNATPLMSTVYPLYGA is encoded by the exons ATGAAAT ACTTCAACCTGCTGCTCAGCCTCTGCCTGGTGTTCATGCTGTGCTCCTCGTGGGTCGCGGCCTTCTCCAGCCTTGCCACTCCGAACCCAACCCCGCCGACTTGG ATTTCGTCCGACAACAACGCACCTAGCGCCGTCCAAGGACCTCCGACGGCGGAACCCACGAATGCCACCCCATTAATGAGCACTGTCTATCCCCTCTACGGTGCCTAG
- the LOC128251846 gene encoding peritrophin-55 — translation MKAVIFVLAALVAVNAQTSQSCSRVPEYTETISPVVCPQPKLRLPNYENVQTYYQCAATANARGEVLSTLTNCASSTYFSYVLQECYACNNYLPSAKCDSLPINATCVSMEAAATTVAPTTTVAPTTTAAPPITTTGAPTTTALPPSDSTVSVPTPPTDDPSTTPGNPGTPGSDDTITPTGSTIAVPQPPSPSDDNVPTPKTPVPTAPIINNGPPTSTSAPSVK, via the exons ATGAAAGCCG TGATCTTTGTGCTTGCCGCCTTGGTGGCCGTCAATGCCCAGACTTCCCAGTCGTGCTCGAGGGTCCCGGAGTACACGGAAACGATCTCGCCCGTCGTTTGCCCACAGCCGAAGTTGAGGCTGCCCAACTACGAGAACGTGCAGACCTACTACCAGTGCGCGGCCACCGCCAACGCCAGGGGCGAGGTGCTCTCCACTTTGACCAACTGCGCCAGCAGCACCTACTTCAGCTACGTCCTGCAGGAGTGCTACGCCTGCAACAACTACCTGCCCAGCGCCAAGTGCGACAGTCTGCCCATCAACGCCACCTGTGTGTCGATGGAagccgccgccaccaccgTCGCTCCCACCACCACCGTCGCCCCCACGACCACTGCTGCCCCCCCAATCACCACCACCGGCGCGCCCACAACCACCGCCCTGCCACCTAGCGATTCCACCGTGTCAGTTCCAACGCCACCCACTGATGACCCCAGCACCACTCCCGGCAACCCCGGTACCCCCGGCAGCGACGACACCATCACGCCCACGGGCAGCACCATTGCCGTGCCCCAGCCCCCCTCCCCCAGCGACGACAACGTGCCCACCCCTAAAACCCCCGTGCCCACTGCCCCGATCATCAACAACGGACCCCCGACGTCGACCTCGGCCCCCTCCGTCAAATAA